One Thalassospira marina DNA window includes the following coding sequences:
- a CDS encoding thermonuclease family protein, which yields MKKPICRPLLAAALCLGSILPAKAAYAACYDWPLRQRGGEYAYDGDTIYVLIPGLPGEIAQMSVRVRGVDTPEIRGKCASEKELASKARDYARQSLKQAQKVEFCEPEWGRYGGRVVASVRIDGRALDEDLIKEGLARPYDGKTKRAPWCS from the coding sequence ATGAAGAAACCCATCTGCCGCCCCCTGTTGGCGGCAGCCCTGTGCCTTGGCAGCATCCTGCCTGCCAAGGCCGCCTACGCCGCATGTTATGACTGGCCATTGCGCCAGCGTGGCGGTGAATATGCCTATGATGGCGATACCATTTATGTGCTGATCCCTGGCCTGCCCGGCGAAATTGCCCAAATGTCAGTTCGGGTGCGCGGGGTGGATACCCCTGAAATTCGCGGTAAATGCGCCAGCGAAAAGGAACTGGCAAGCAAGGCCCGCGATTATGCGAGGCAAAGCCTGAAACAGGCGCAAAAGGTTGAATTTTGCGAGCCTGAATGGGGCCGATATGGCGGGCGCGTGGTGGCATCTGTGCGTATTGATGGCCGCGCCCTTGATGAAGACCTGATCAAGGAAGGCCTTGCCCGCCCCTATGATGGTAAAACCAAACGTGCGCCCTGGTGCAGCTAG
- the chvE gene encoding multiple monosaccharide ABC transporter substrate-binding protein yields the protein MKRLSAVLAGIAFGAAATFAPALPGGFGMSAAHAADKGFVGIAMPTKSSARWISDGDSMVKQFEEAGYKTDLQYAEDDIPNQLSQIENMIVKGVDVLVIAAIDGSTLSNALANAKAAGIKVFAYDRLIRDSGDVDYYSTFDNFKVGVLQATSLVDGLASRGDGPYNVELFGGSPDDNNAYFFYNGAMSVLQPLIDEGKIVIKSGQTGMDKVGTLRWDGAVAQARMDNLLSAYYTDEKVDGVLSPYDGLSIGILSSLKGVGYGSGDMKMPIVTGQDAELPSVKSILAGEQYSTVFKDTRELARVTVSMVNDVLAGNEPTVNDTKTYDNGVKVVPSYLLEPVLVDKSNWEGVLVGSGYYSADQVK from the coding sequence ATGAAACGTCTGAGTGCCGTTTTGGCCGGCATTGCCTTTGGCGCAGCCGCAACTTTTGCCCCTGCATTGCCTGGTGGTTTTGGCATGTCTGCCGCCCATGCTGCTGACAAGGGCTTTGTCGGAATTGCCATGCCGACCAAATCTTCCGCCCGCTGGATTTCGGATGGCGATTCGATGGTCAAGCAGTTTGAAGAAGCCGGTTATAAAACCGACCTTCAATATGCAGAAGACGACATTCCCAACCAGCTTTCCCAGATCGAAAACATGATCGTGAAGGGGGTCGATGTGCTGGTGATTGCCGCCATCGATGGTTCGACCCTGTCCAATGCCCTGGCAAATGCCAAGGCCGCCGGGATCAAGGTTTTTGCCTATGACCGCCTGATCCGCGATAGCGGCGATGTCGATTATTATTCGACCTTCGATAACTTCAAGGTTGGCGTCTTGCAGGCAACCTCGCTGGTGGACGGTTTGGCATCGCGCGGCGATGGCCCGTATAATGTTGAACTGTTTGGCGGCTCGCCCGACGATAACAACGCCTATTTCTTCTATAACGGTGCCATGTCGGTTCTGCAGCCGCTGATCGACGAAGGCAAAATCGTTATCAAATCCGGCCAGACCGGCATGGACAAGGTTGGTACCCTGCGTTGGGATGGTGCCGTTGCCCAGGCCCGTATGGATAACCTGCTTTCAGCCTATTACACCGACGAAAAGGTCGATGGTGTGCTTTCGCCTTATGACGGGCTGTCGATTGGTATTCTGTCCTCGCTCAAGGGTGTTGGTTATGGCTCGGGCGATATGAAAATGCCGATCGTGACCGGCCAGGATGCCGAATTGCCGTCGGTTAAGTCGATCCTTGCAGGTGAACAATATTCAACCGTGTTCAAGGATACCCGTGAACTGGCGCGTGTCACGGTCAGTATGGTCAATGATGTTCTGGCTGGCAACGAGCCGACCGTGAACGACACCAAAACCTACGACAATGGCGTCAAGGTTGTGCCGTCCTACCTGCTGGAACCGGTCCTTGTTGATAAAAGCAACTGGGAAGGTGTGCTGGTTGGTTCGGGTTATTACAGCGCTGACCAGGTCAAATAA
- a CDS encoding ABC transporter ATP-binding protein, with product MAVINLHNVTKRFGDYRAVNNVSLDIADGEFVALLGPSGCGKTTLLRLLAGFEEPDDGTISLAGQVVADGQSRRMVAPEDRNLGIVFQSYALWPHMPVARNVGYPLEVRKMSRAERDRRIRDALSIVSLEDYADRSPSELSGGQRQRVALARCLVMEPRAVLLDEPLANLDVHLRETMQDAFLDFHRRTGATMIYVTHDQAEAMAMADRIAVMDRGHIRQMAAPETLYREPSDQMVAGFVGAGAVLPVGGITLQGGGRCAVRLGDASITARISQAACAAFSQNNGHGPANGNSVTVQANPTNLTDAHNNPAGGLGLCLRPEDITVDDTGSLGGRVDDCVYLGGRFRLLVQLDNQQSLPVYSNQRARIGERISLSIRDGWVFSRQEAA from the coding sequence GTGGCAGTCATAAATTTACACAATGTCACCAAACGATTTGGCGATTACCGAGCGGTCAATAACGTATCGCTTGATATTGCCGATGGCGAATTTGTTGCCCTGCTGGGGCCGTCGGGCTGTGGCAAAACCACATTGCTGCGGTTGCTTGCCGGGTTTGAAGAACCCGATGATGGCACCATTTCGCTGGCCGGGCAGGTGGTGGCTGACGGGCAATCACGGCGCATGGTAGCCCCTGAAGACCGTAATCTGGGCATCGTGTTTCAGTCCTATGCGCTGTGGCCGCATATGCCGGTGGCGCGCAATGTGGGTTATCCGCTGGAAGTGCGCAAAATGTCGCGGGCGGAACGCGACCGGCGCATTCGTGATGCGCTGTCGATTGTATCGCTGGAAGATTATGCCGATCGTTCACCATCCGAGCTAAGCGGTGGGCAGCGCCAGCGCGTTGCCCTGGCGCGCTGCCTGGTGATGGAACCGCGCGCGGTATTGTTGGACGAGCCACTGGCAAATCTGGACGTGCATTTGCGTGAAACCATGCAGGACGCATTTCTGGATTTTCACCGCCGGACGGGTGCCACGATGATTTATGTGACCCATGATCAGGCCGAAGCCATGGCAATGGCCGATCGGATCGCGGTGATGGATCGTGGGCATATTCGCCAGATGGCCGCCCCCGAAACCCTGTATCGTGAACCAAGCGACCAGATGGTCGCCGGGTTTGTGGGGGCAGGCGCGGTTTTGCCGGTTGGTGGTATTACCCTGCAGGGTGGAGGGCGCTGTGCCGTGCGCCTGGGCGATGCCAGCATTACCGCACGCATCAGCCAGGCTGCCTGCGCGGCATTTTCACAAAATAATGGTCATGGCCCGGCAAATGGCAATTCAGTCACGGTCCAAGCTAACCCGACGAACCTGACCGATGCACATAATAACCCGGCTGGTGGCCTTGGCCTGTGTTTGCGGCCCGAGGATATCACCGTTGATGATACCGGCAGCCTGGGGGGCCGGGTCGATGATTGTGTTTATCTGGGGGGGCGGTTTCGCCTGCTGGTACAGCTTGATAATCAGCAATCCCTGCCGGTTTACAGCAATCAGCGCGCCCGTATTGGCGAGCGCATTTCACTTTCGATCCGTGATGGATGGGTTTTTTCACGCCAGGAGGCTGCATAA
- a CDS encoding LysR family transcriptional regulator: MSNTANQPEMSPAQTLLSGSGNLFKRGLKISHLRMIVAMEETGQISLAAAMLKTSQPAASRLLSEMEDMLGARLCERGARGVEMTNAGRALAQRARTMLIEMREAEREIEDIKNGGGTVFIGAVTAAAVDLVVPVVRDIQSRNARFEAQVTIGPSHILIKSLLAGEYDFIIGRVPQDVDPRLFNIWQIRSEKIRLLVRKGHPLLAHNPVSLAQLAQYEWILPPPGNLMRRTIEDVFIAQNLPLPHSGLNTASLLVTLAAIMDSDAVAPMAEEVTPLLTRGGAITELPLTEAIEIKPYSLLTAAGHRLSPSAQMVSDHILAKIDLAAKTQTKMPETP, from the coding sequence ATGAGTAACACCGCCAATCAACCGGAAATGTCACCGGCCCAAACCCTGCTTTCCGGGTCGGGTAACCTGTTTAAACGCGGGCTTAAAATCAGCCATCTGCGCATGATTGTCGCAATGGAGGAAACCGGTCAGATCAGCCTTGCCGCGGCGATGTTAAAAACATCGCAACCCGCCGCATCGCGCCTGTTATCGGAAATGGAAGATATGCTGGGCGCGCGCCTGTGTGAACGTGGTGCGCGCGGTGTGGAAATGACCAATGCGGGCCGCGCCCTGGCCCAGCGTGCGCGCACCATGCTGATTGAAATGCGCGAGGCCGAACGCGAAATCGAGGACATCAAAAATGGCGGCGGCACCGTTTTTATCGGCGCGGTGACGGCTGCGGCGGTTGACCTTGTGGTGCCGGTGGTGCGCGATATTCAATCGCGCAATGCCCGGTTCGAGGCACAGGTAACCATTGGCCCGTCGCATATCCTGATCAAAAGCCTGCTGGCGGGGGAGTATGATTTTATAATCGGCCGTGTACCGCAGGATGTGGACCCGCGCCTTTTTAACATCTGGCAAATCCGCAGCGAAAAAATCCGCCTGCTGGTACGCAAGGGCCACCCGCTTCTGGCACATAACCCGGTATCGCTGGCACAGCTTGCCCAATATGAATGGATATTGCCGCCGCCCGGCAACCTGATGCGCCGCACGATCGAGGATGTTTTTATCGCCCAAAATCTGCCCCTGCCCCATTCCGGGCTGAATACGGCATCCCTTCTTGTCACGCTTGCGGCAATCATGGATAGCGATGCCGTCGCTCCGATGGCCGAGGAGGTCACACCCCTGCTAACGCGGGGTGGTGCCATTACCGAACTGCCTTTAACCGAAGCCATCGAAATCAAACCCTACAGCCTGTTAACCGCCGCAGGCCACCGCCTGTCACCATCGGCGCAAATGGTGTCGGATCATATTCTAGCAAAGATTGATCTGGCGGCGAAAACGCAAACGAAAATGCCTGAAACACCATAA
- a CDS encoding MBL fold metallo-hydrolase, producing the protein MAAGIRVLSGLGEKAPACIRLDFLNRRWLLDCGDGLENEPGFDPAWLTKVNAVFISHDHVDHIGAAHYAIEAGLPIYCTAVTAKSLPAGADVNILPAFGEIQVDGVTVTTGRTGHAFGGVWLHFDVAGGVLYTGDICTESDYFLYDQAPDAATILCDASYGMDNVSQRDRIDGLLGAVAGFDGQVLFPVPPSGRAAEMALLFERHGFTDWTMDMRCFGRVQQVLAPGGQDFVHSGAISDLRRLSAKAREFNPNARLLLCHSPCGTKGASGEITRKWQEQGRLGQDAKVIYTGHMSETARRIVSEGKGEFHRWNVHPRLRDVVELAQTCHALQIVPLFCTRPEEFGLVEGFEGRLQLSDRFYL; encoded by the coding sequence ATGGCGGCGGGTATTCGTGTATTGTCGGGGCTGGGGGAAAAGGCCCCGGCCTGTATCCGGCTGGATTTTTTAAACCGGCGCTGGCTGCTTGATTGTGGTGACGGACTGGAAAATGAACCGGGATTTGACCCGGCCTGGCTGACAAAAGTTAACGCCGTTTTCATCAGCCATGATCATGTTGATCATATTGGTGCGGCCCATTATGCAATTGAGGCGGGCCTGCCGATTTACTGCACGGCTGTTACGGCCAAATCCCTGCCGGCTGGCGCGGATGTGAATATTCTGCCGGCATTTGGCGAAATTCAGGTGGATGGCGTAACCGTTACCACCGGGCGAACCGGCCATGCTTTTGGTGGTGTCTGGCTGCATTTCGATGTGGCAGGTGGCGTGCTTTATACCGGTGATATCTGCACAGAATCGGATTACTTTTTATATGATCAGGCGCCCGATGCCGCGACGATACTGTGTGATGCATCCTATGGCATGGATAATGTATCGCAGCGCGACCGGATTGATGGCCTTTTGGGGGCCGTTGCCGGATTTGACGGGCAAGTTCTGTTCCCCGTACCGCCCAGTGGCCGGGCTGCTGAAATGGCTTTGCTGTTTGAACGGCACGGCTTTACCGACTGGACAATGGATATGCGGTGCTTTGGCCGGGTGCAGCAGGTGCTGGCACCGGGCGGGCAGGATTTTGTCCATAGCGGTGCCATCAGCGACTTGCGCCGTCTAAGTGCGAAGGCCCGCGAATTTAACCCCAATGCGCGCCTGCTATTGTGCCATTCACCCTGCGGCACCAAGGGGGCATCGGGCGAAATCACCCGCAAGTGGCAGGAACAGGGCCGTCTGGGCCAGGATGCCAAGGTGATTTATACAGGGCATATGTCGGAAACCGCCCGCCGTATCGTTAGCGAGGGGAAGGGTGAGTTTCACCGCTGGAATGTGCATCCGCGTTTGCGCGATGTGGTGGAACTTGCCCAAACCTGCCATGCCTTGCAGATCGTTCCGCTGTTTTGCACCCGGCCCGAGGAATTCGGCCTTGTGGAAGGGTTTGAAGGCCGGTTACAGCTATCGGACCGGTTCTATCTTTAA
- a CDS encoding polynucleotide kinase, with amino-acid sequence MSQSLTMNPVSETAPRPAVVFDVDGTLAEFDVDALGHLVHGPVKHWDAFFDAMDDTAPVADIERLLRILHGTGQAIVICTGRPEGWRIRTEAWLKAHEIPFDGVYLRPVDADHRSDEDVKEDLLAQIRKDGFAPWLVIDDRQSVVDKWRDMGLTCLQCAPGNF; translated from the coding sequence ATGAGCCAAAGCCTTACGATGAACCCGGTATCTGAAACCGCACCGCGCCCGGCTGTGGTGTTTGATGTGGACGGCACGTTGGCCGAATTTGATGTTGATGCATTGGGCCACCTGGTGCATGGCCCGGTCAAGCACTGGGATGCCTTTTTTGATGCGATGGACGATACGGCCCCGGTGGCCGATATTGAACGGTTGCTGCGTATTTTGCACGGCACCGGGCAGGCGATTGTGATTTGCACCGGCCGCCCCGAAGGTTGGCGCATCCGGACAGAGGCCTGGCTGAAGGCCCATGAAATACCATTCGATGGTGTTTATCTGCGCCCGGTTGATGCTGACCATCGAAGTGACGAAGATGTCAAAGAAGACCTGTTAGCCCAGATCCGCAAGGATGGATTTGCCCCTTGGCTTGTCATCGATGATCGCCAGTCGGTGGTGGATAAATGGCGTGATATGGGCCTGACCTGCCTGCAATGTGCACCGGGGAATTTTTAG
- a CDS encoding AAA family ATPase, translated as MQLPYPTNLIVITGGPGAGKTTLINYLNERGYETSPEVARNVIENQQERGGNALPWQDNEAYSGLMTRGSIRAWRDGMAQDPLTVFFDRGLPDTLAHRRVSGLGEDIGLKRAIETYRYRRSVFILPPWAEIYKTDSARTQNFAEAVRTYVVLYRTYLECGYEPVEIRKGPVEQRAAQILARLKL; from the coding sequence ATGCAGTTGCCTTATCCAACGAACCTGATTGTCATCACCGGCGGCCCCGGTGCAGGCAAAACCACATTGATCAATTATTTAAATGAACGCGGATACGAAACCAGCCCCGAGGTTGCCCGCAACGTTATTGAAAACCAGCAGGAGCGCGGCGGAAATGCCCTGCCCTGGCAGGATAATGAAGCCTATAGCGGGCTGATGACACGCGGTTCCATTCGCGCCTGGCGCGATGGCATGGCCCAGGACCCGTTAACGGTATTTTTTGACCGTGGCCTGCCCGATACACTGGCCCATCGCCGGGTTTCAGGATTGGGCGAGGATATCGGCCTGAAACGGGCCATTGAAACCTATCGCTATCGCCGGTCGGTTTTCATTTTGCCGCCCTGGGCCGAAATATACAAAACCGATAGCGCCCGAACACAAAACTTCGCCGAGGCCGTCAGGACCTATGTGGTTTTGTACCGGACCTATCTTGAATGCGGGTACGAACCTGTCGAAATCCGCAAAGGCCCGGTTGAACAACGGGCCGCACAAATACTGGCACGGTTAAAGCTGTGA
- a CDS encoding histidine phosphatase family protein: MPAVPFVFMRHGETEANRTGTIAGSTDVPLNATGEKQARAAAPLLASWRWRAVFASPQQRARNTAELAMPGWAPTLLPGLRERHWGDLEGRPVTEICPRFETPPAGEPFNDMCKRVCDALNIALANHDETQGLTLVVGHSGVMRCILHLTGFAADGPRIMNATPFKFTPTDGRWHYEQLGQPENNSDQETG; the protein is encoded by the coding sequence ATGCCCGCCGTGCCGTTTGTTTTTATGCGTCACGGCGAAACCGAAGCCAACCGCACCGGCACCATTGCCGGGTCCACTGATGTCCCCCTGAATGCGACGGGCGAAAAACAGGCCCGTGCAGCAGCCCCGCTGCTGGCAAGCTGGCGCTGGCGGGCGGTTTTTGCCAGCCCGCAGCAACGCGCGCGCAATACCGCCGAACTGGCAATGCCGGGCTGGGCGCCCACATTGCTGCCCGGTTTGCGCGAACGCCATTGGGGCGACCTGGAAGGTCGCCCGGTAACCGAAATCTGCCCGCGATTTGAAACACCGCCTGCCGGTGAACCCTTTAACGATATGTGCAAACGGGTGTGCGATGCGCTGAATATTGCGCTTGCCAACCATGATGAAACGCAGGGCCTGACCCTGGTGGTCGGGCATTCTGGCGTGATGCGCTGCATTTTGCATTTAACCGGTTTTGCCGCCGATGGCCCGCGCATCATGAATGCGACACCCTTTAAATTCACCCCGACGGATGGCCGCTGGCATTATGAACAGCTGGGCCAGCCCGAGAATAATAGTGATCAGGAAACCGGATAA
- a CDS encoding DeoR/GlpR family DNA-binding transcription regulator: MPRPVPIENRRDRIVALVKTCGFMAVEELARRFNVSVQTIRTDLRDLQEQGRIFRRHGKAGPAPAPDNTSYENREVWNRNGKRALATKLTSLIPEGCTIAIGTGTTAELAAQSLVQHRNLTVLTNNIHVVLTLQNAPGVTLRLSGGTIRTRDLDVIGADSADFFGCYRADFGIVSVGGMAPEGDLMDFNMDEVRARRALVQCCDHAILLVDDRKIGRKALCRDGHASDFRTVILNSPPSDALQKRLVQSRTSLIIAS, encoded by the coding sequence ATGCCCCGTCCCGTGCCCATCGAAAACCGTCGCGACCGCATTGTCGCACTGGTCAAAACCTGTGGCTTCATGGCTGTCGAGGAACTGGCACGCCGGTTCAATGTATCGGTGCAAACAATCCGGACCGATCTTCGCGACTTACAGGAACAGGGGCGAATTTTTCGCCGCCATGGCAAGGCCGGTCCAGCACCGGCACCGGACAATACCAGCTATGAAAATCGCGAAGTCTGGAACCGCAATGGCAAACGCGCGCTGGCAACAAAACTGACCAGCCTGATCCCCGAAGGCTGCACCATTGCCATTGGCACCGGCACGACGGCCGAACTGGCGGCACAAAGCCTGGTGCAACATCGCAATTTAACGGTGCTGACCAACAATATTCATGTGGTGCTGACACTGCAAAATGCGCCGGGTGTGACCTTGCGCCTGTCGGGCGGCACCATACGCACCCGCGATCTCGATGTTATTGGTGCTGACAGCGCCGATTTCTTTGGCTGTTACCGCGCCGATTTTGGCATTGTCAGTGTGGGTGGCATGGCGCCCGAAGGCGATTTGATGGATTTCAACATGGATGAGGTCCGCGCACGTCGCGCCCTGGTGCAATGCTGTGACCATGCAATTTTGCTGGTCGATGACCGTAAAATCGGCCGCAAGGCCCTGTGCCGTGACGGCCATGCCAGCGATTTTCGCACCGTCATTTTGAATTCACCACCATCCGATGCCCTGCAAAAAAGGCTGGTGCAATCCCGCACCAGCCTCATTATTGCGTCATGA
- a CDS encoding ABC transporter substrate-binding protein yields the protein MMRKVLLAAVASATMMLPFVGQAAEKLVLYTSQPNQDAQTTVDAFKAAYPDIEVDWVRDGTTKLMAKLGAEIAAGDPRPDVLLIADTVTLEGMKQQGQLQAYKSPEAKAYEPALYDADGYYYSTKLITTGIVYNTGVSRKPTSWKDLADPALKNQIVMPSPLYSGAALIHLSTLTENPDLGWDYYQALADNKARAQGGNGGTFKAVASGEKPYGVVVDFLALRGKADGSPVDFVFPSEGVTYVTEPVAILKTAKNVDVAHKFVDFVLSDKGQKLVLDMGYIPARNDMDLPAGFPARKDIKLMAFDPAVSLKNAEANKKKFAEMFGAE from the coding sequence ATGATGCGTAAAGTGCTTCTTGCTGCCGTGGCATCCGCCACAATGATGTTGCCGTTCGTAGGGCAGGCTGCCGAAAAACTGGTTCTTTATACCAGCCAGCCCAACCAGGATGCGCAAACCACCGTCGATGCCTTCAAGGCAGCATATCCGGACATCGAAGTGGATTGGGTGCGTGATGGCACCACCAAATTGATGGCGAAACTGGGTGCCGAAATTGCGGCAGGCGACCCGCGCCCGGATGTATTGCTGATCGCTGATACCGTTACCCTTGAAGGGATGAAGCAGCAGGGGCAGCTTCAGGCCTATAAATCGCCCGAAGCAAAAGCCTATGAGCCGGCCCTTTATGACGCCGACGGTTACTATTATTCGACCAAGCTGATCACGACCGGCATTGTTTATAATACCGGCGTTTCAAGAAAACCGACCTCGTGGAAAGACCTGGCTGATCCGGCCCTGAAAAACCAGATCGTGATGCCAAGCCCGCTTTATTCCGGTGCCGCGCTGATCCATCTTTCAACCCTGACGGAAAACCCTGATCTGGGTTGGGATTATTACCAGGCCCTGGCTGACAACAAGGCCCGTGCACAGGGTGGTAACGGCGGCACTTTCAAGGCTGTTGCATCCGGTGAAAAGCCCTATGGCGTTGTGGTCGACTTCCTGGCGCTGCGGGGCAAGGCCGATGGCTCGCCGGTTGATTTTGTGTTCCCCAGCGAAGGCGTTACCTATGTGACCGAACCGGTCGCAATTTTAAAAACTGCCAAAAACGTCGATGTCGCGCACAAATTTGTTGATTTCGTGCTGTCGGACAAGGGGCAGAAGCTGGTGCTGGATATGGGGTATATACCGGCACGCAACGATATGGACCTGCCCGCCGGTTTCCCCGCGCGCAAAGATATCAAACTGATGGCGTTTGACCCGGCCGTTTCCCTGAAAAATGCAGAAGCGAACAAGAAAAAGTTCGCCGAGATGTTCGGGGCTGAATAA
- a CDS encoding ABC transporter permease has translation MQAVGRWLAASDRHVGGNRFSDRLLPLLFVPVIFISVLPMLRLAAEGLFVQGMPSLDYLRDVMQSSQTWRATAHSLYTAALGTAISVLIGGAFAFLVALTDIRAKAALVFCFMIPMMIPPQITALAWVQLTGPSSALLNAIGMAPALGSPQPLYSAEGIALLLGIQHASIVFLTLRANLRLLPREQVEAARLAGARGGRLWWQVILPLTSPGLIAGTAMAFVTALGNFGIQAMLGIPGNYITLPTLIYRKLSSFGPAALGEVSVLAMLIGVIAVLGVLLHHHLLGKRDYRLMGVVGRPLDIRLGARRVIVEIALWAVLIAILVVPLMALVATSLVPAFGVRLGIDNFSFDAFYQVLFVQPATIRAFHNSLILSVGAAIVLVGICLPLAYVIVRRPTRLTKLVNLLVEIPYALPGVVLAIACILLFIRIPVLDISLYGTLAIIFVAYLARFLIIALRPVMNSFMQLDPALEEAAQACGAGLARRLRDILLPLAAPAAAAGALLVFLTAFNELTVSALLWSAGNETLGVLIFNLDDSGDSVLASAVAVLVVGVVIALMTGFQLASRHLPKGVIPWQS, from the coding sequence ATGCAGGCTGTCGGACGCTGGCTGGCAGCATCTGACAGACATGTGGGGGGTAACCGGTTTTCGGACCGGTTGCTGCCCTTGCTGTTTGTGCCGGTCATTTTTATTTCAGTTTTGCCAATGCTGCGTTTGGCGGCAGAGGGCCTTTTTGTGCAGGGCATGCCCAGCCTGGATTATTTGCGTGATGTCATGCAAAGCAGCCAGACATGGCGCGCGACTGCGCACAGCCTTTATACAGCGGCATTGGGCACGGCGATTTCGGTGCTGATTGGCGGGGCATTTGCCTTTCTGGTAGCGCTAACCGATATTCGGGCAAAAGCAGCGCTGGTTTTTTGCTTCATGATCCCGATGATGATCCCGCCGCAAATTACCGCCCTTGCCTGGGTGCAATTGACCGGGCCAAGCAGTGCGCTGTTAAATGCCATAGGCATGGCGCCCGCCCTTGGATCGCCCCAGCCGCTTTATTCCGCCGAGGGGATTGCCCTGCTGCTGGGTATTCAGCATGCATCGATCGTGTTTTTAACCCTGCGGGCCAATTTGCGCCTGCTGCCCCGCGAACAGGTGGAAGCCGCAAGGCTTGCTGGTGCGCGCGGCGGGCGTTTGTGGTGGCAGGTGATTTTACCCCTGACCAGCCCCGGCCTGATTGCGGGCACGGCAATGGCCTTTGTCACCGCATTGGGGAATTTTGGCATACAGGCGATGCTGGGTATTCCTGGCAATTACATTACCCTGCCAACCCTGATTTACCGGAAATTATCCAGCTTTGGCCCCGCGGCACTGGGCGAGGTTTCGGTGCTGGCGATGCTGATTGGTGTGATCGCTGTTTTGGGCGTGTTGCTGCATCACCATTTGCTGGGCAAACGTGATTACCGCCTGATGGGGGTCGTTGGCAGACCACTGGATATTCGTTTGGGTGCCCGGCGTGTGATTGTTGAAATTGCGTTGTGGGCGGTGTTGATCGCCATACTGGTGGTGCCGTTAATGGCCCTGGTGGCAACGTCGCTGGTGCCAGCTTTTGGTGTGCGGCTGGGCATTGATAATTTCAGTTTTGATGCCTTCTATCAGGTGCTGTTTGTGCAGCCTGCCACCATCCGTGCCTTTCATAACAGCCTGATCCTGTCGGTCGGGGCGGCAATTGTGCTGGTCGGTATTTGCCTGCCGCTGGCCTATGTGATTGTGCGCCGCCCCACACGGCTGACCAAACTTGTCAATCTGCTGGTCGAAATTCCCTATGCCTTGCCCGGTGTGGTGCTGGCGATTGCCTGTATCTTGCTGTTCATTCGCATTCCGGTGCTGGATATCAGTCTGTATGGCACGCTGGCGATTATCTTTGTTGCCTATCTGGCGCGGTTTTTGATCATTGCGCTACGCCCGGTGATGAACAGCTTCATGCAGCTTGACCCCGCATTGGAAGAGGCCGCCCAGGCCTGCGGGGCAGGGCTTGCGCGGCGGTTGCGCGATATTTTGCTGCCATTGGCGGCACCTGCGGCGGCGGCCGGGGCATTGCTGGTGTTTTTGACCGCGTTTAACGAACTGACCGTTTCAGCCCTGCTGTGGTCGGCGGGCAATGAAACGCTGGGCGTTCTGATTTTCAATCTTGATGACAGTGGCGATAGCGTCCTGGCATCGGCGGTGGCCGTGCTGGTGGTTGGGGTTGTGATTGCCCTGATGACCGGTTTTCAACTGGCCTCGCGTCACCTGCCCAAGGGAGTCATACCGTGGCAGTCATAA